A genomic window from Gracilinanus agilis isolate LMUSP501 chromosome X, AgileGrace, whole genome shotgun sequence includes:
- the LOC123253345 gene encoding BTB/POZ domain-containing protein KCTD12-like codes for MAVVHSAGGREEAAAFPEIVELNVGGQVYITRYPTLVSVQGSLLWEMFSRKSPLSLAHDNKGRFFVDRDGFLFRYVLDYMRDHQLVLPDHFPERSRLRREAEYFQLPELVKILAPEPGNHGAVAADDSEEQYSNPGGSPGAGAVRKGGYITLGYRGSYTLGRDSQTDAKFRRVARIMVCGKISLAKEVFGETLNESRDPDRPPERYTSRYYLKFNYLEQAFDRLANAGFHMVTSNSTGTCACAQDQSDDKIWTSYTEYIFYRE; via the coding sequence ATGGCCGTGGTGCACAGCGCCGGAGGCAGAGAGGAGGCGGCCGCCTTCCCCGAGATCGTGGAGCTCAACGTGGGAGGGCAGGTGTACATCACCCGCTACCCCACCCTGGTCAGCGTCCAAGGCTCCCTGCTCTGGGAAATGTTCAGTCGCAAGAGCCCCCTCTCCTTGGCCCACGACAACAAGGGGCGCTTCTTCGTGGACCGAGACGGCTTCCTCTTTCGTTACGTGCTGGACTACATGAGAGACCACCAGCTGGTGCTGCCCGACCACTTTCCGGAGCGGAGCCGGCTCAGGAGGGAGGCCGAGTACTTCCAGCTGCCGGAGCTCGTCAAGATCCTGGCCCCGGAGCCCGGAAACCACGGCGCGGTGGCGGCCGATGACTCGGAAGAGCAGTACTCCAACCCGGGGGGCTCTCCCGGCGCCGGGGCCGTCCGCAAAGGCGGCTACATCACCCTCGGCTACCGCGGTTCCTACACCCTGGGCCGCGATAGCCAAACCGATGCCAAATTTCGTCGCGTGGCCCGCATCATGGTGTGCGGCAAGATCTCCCTGGCCAAAGAAGTATTTGGCGAGACCCTGAACGAGAGTCGGGACCCGGACCGGCCTCCCGAGCGGTACACGTCCCGCTACTACCTCAAATTCAACTACCTGGAGCAGGCCTTTGACAGACTGGCCAACGCCGGCTTCCACATGGTGACGTCCAACTCGACGGGCACCTGCGCCTGCGCCCAGGACCAGAGCGACGACAAGATCTGGACCTCTTACACCGAGTACATTTTTTACCGTGAGTGA